In Flavobacterium sp. N1736, the following are encoded in one genomic region:
- the ilvD gene encoding dihydroxy-acid dehydratase, which produces MELNKYSKTITQDQTQPAAQAMLYGIGLTEEDLKKAQVGIVSMGYDGNTCNMHLNDLAKDVKKGVWDVNLVGLIFNTIGVSDGISNGTEGMRFSLVSRDVIADSIETVVGAQWYDGVIAIPGCDKNMPGALIAMGRLNRPSMMVYGGSIHSGKWKGESLNIVSAFEALGKKVKKEITPEDFKGIIQNACPGAGACGGMYTANTMSSAIEALGMSLPYSSSNPALSQEKRDECLAAGEAIKILLEKDIKPRDIMTRKAFENAITIVAVLGGSTNAVMHLIAMAHAVDIKITLDDFQAINDRTPVLADMKPSGKYMMEDIHEVGGIPSVMKYLLKVGLIHGDCLTVTGKTVAENLASTPDLQDGQEVIHEIQKALKPTGNIQVLYGNLASEGAVAKISGKEGEYFEGPAVVFEGEFEVIPGLEAGKIKPGSVVVIRYCGPKGGPGMPEMLKPTSAIIGAGLGSSCALITDGRFSGGSHGFVVGHITPEAYDGGGIALVKDGDLIAIDAVKNTIDLKISDEEFAARKAAWVQPPLKVTKGVLLKYARSVSSASTGCVTDN; this is translated from the coding sequence ATGGAATTAAATAAGTACAGCAAAACCATCACTCAAGATCAAACACAACCTGCAGCGCAAGCCATGTTGTACGGTATTGGTTTAACTGAAGAAGATTTGAAAAAAGCACAAGTTGGTATTGTTAGTATGGGTTACGATGGTAACACTTGCAACATGCACTTGAATGATTTAGCAAAAGATGTTAAAAAAGGTGTTTGGGATGTGAATCTGGTCGGACTTATTTTTAATACCATTGGTGTAAGTGACGGAATTTCAAACGGAACCGAAGGAATGCGTTTTTCATTGGTTTCTCGTGATGTGATTGCCGATTCTATTGAAACAGTTGTGGGAGCGCAATGGTACGATGGTGTAATTGCGATTCCGGGTTGTGATAAAAATATGCCGGGAGCATTAATCGCAATGGGACGTTTAAACCGCCCGTCGATGATGGTTTACGGAGGATCAATTCACTCTGGAAAATGGAAAGGGGAATCTTTAAATATTGTATCCGCTTTTGAAGCTTTAGGAAAAAAAGTAAAAAAAGAAATTACTCCGGAAGATTTTAAAGGTATTATTCAAAATGCATGTCCCGGAGCCGGTGCTTGTGGCGGAATGTATACTGCAAATACGATGTCTTCGGCAATTGAAGCATTAGGAATGAGTTTGCCTTACAGCTCTTCAAATCCTGCGTTAAGTCAGGAAAAAAGAGACGAATGTCTGGCTGCCGGAGAAGCAATTAAAATTTTATTAGAAAAAGATATTAAGCCAAGAGATATCATGACTCGTAAAGCTTTTGAAAATGCTATTACAATTGTAGCAGTTTTAGGAGGTTCTACAAATGCAGTTATGCACTTAATTGCAATGGCGCATGCTGTTGACATTAAAATTACTTTAGATGATTTTCAGGCAATTAACGACAGAACACCGGTATTGGCTGATATGAAACCAAGTGGTAAATATATGATGGAAGATATTCATGAAGTTGGAGGAATTCCATCGGTAATGAAATATTTATTGAAAGTAGGGCTTATTCATGGAGATTGTTTAACAGTAACAGGAAAAACAGTTGCTGAAAACTTAGCTTCAACTCCTGATTTACAAGACGGACAAGAGGTAATTCATGAAATTCAAAAAGCTTTAAAACCAACAGGAAACATTCAGGTTTTATACGGAAATCTTGCTTCTGAAGGTGCTGTTGCAAAAATCAGCGGAAAAGAAGGAGAATATTTTGAAGGACCGGCAGTGGTTTTTGAAGGTGAATTTGAAGTAATTCCGGGTCTCGAGGCCGGAAAAATTAAACCGGGTAGTGTAGTCGTCATCAGGTATTGTGGACCAAAAGGTGGTCCCGGGATGCCTGAAATGCTAAAACCTACATCGGCTATTATTGGTGCCGGATTAGGTAGCAGCTGCGCTCTTATTACAGACGGCAGGTTCTCTGGAGGTTCACATGGCTTTGTCGTAGGACACATTACACCAGAGGCTTATGATGGTGGTGGTATTGCACTTGTAAAAGATGGTGATTTAATCGCGATCGATGCAGTAAAAAATACAATCGACCTGAAAATATCCGACGAAGAATTTGCAGCGAGAAAAGCGGCTTGGGTTCAACCACCGTTAAAAGTTACAAAAGGAGTTTTACTTAAATATGCAAGATCGGTTTCAAGCGCATCTACAGGTTGCGTTACCGATAATTAA